TGAATATTGAAACCTATCGTACCATTGCCATCCCATATCGTTTTGGAAACTCCTAAACTTATTGCATACATATCTTTTCTGTCCTGGCTCTGGGTCTTTTGTGCTCCTCTATAGAAACCTTGTAGCTGGAAATTAAAAGTTTTATCAACTTTAAAGGTAGATGTTAATCTGGCTCTTGTAGAAAAGCCACTTCCATCAAATGACATTGGTTTATCCATGGTTTTAGGATCGTAATAACTACCGGTAGTCTTATAGCCAAACAGGTCAACATTTCCCATAAATTTTAACCATTTGGTTGCGTCCCAATTAAAATTTAGATCTAGACCATAGCGATCGTCATTTCCTAAGTTGATTGGCTTTGTATGAAATGTTGTAATATCGTTATCATCAACTGTTTTGTACACCAGCATTTTAACATCATCACTTGAGTGTCTGTAGTAAAGCGTAGGGTTGATGGTAAAGCTTTTTTTAGAAATGCTGTATCCTACTTCGTAAGAATCGACATAAGATGGATTCAGATCAATATTCCCGTCAAAAATGTTTTGATTGTCATTATAACTTGGATTTGGGATCATAAAGAATGAACGTGGACGATCAATCCTTCTTGAATAATTTACTAAAAACTGATTGTCTTTTGCTATTTCATAGCTTAGAAATACACTAGGGAAAAGGTTATTATAGTTTTTGGTTGTTTTTTGAGCTCCTCCGGCAAGATTTAAATAATCAATATCTACTTTGGAAATTTCGTCCCTTAAACCCAGTTGATACCCGAGCTTTCCGATTTTGCTTTTAAACTGAAGATAAAATGCATTAAACATTTCTTTGTAAGTCGCGTTGTATGAGTAATCTTCAAGATAAGATAGCAAAGGATGGGATGCTGTGCTTTCCATGACCATGTTATTATAGTCATTTTTATTGATATCTAATCTATAACCGGCTTCAATCTTAGAATTTTCACCAATCGGAAGTTCATAATCAGCTTTTCCTATAAATGATCGGTTAAGTGTTTTCTGTGCTACAAAATCTTCAAGCTGGAAAACGTTATTGTTGGTATCATATATATTGGTATCATTATTAGATCGGTTCCTTTGCAAACTTGCTGAGAGGGATAAATTCTGGCCTTTATCATCAAATTTGTGATCAAGTCCGAAATCTCCCTGAAATGCTAAGTTATTGCCATTTCCTGTATTCGATCTTTGTCTGAAACCTGTTGTATTATTGGTGAAGTAATCATAATAGGTTACGTTCCCGTTGCTGTTGTTGTCAAAAGTTCTTACAGTACCGGATGCGTTTACGGAGGTTTTGTCATTGATATCATAAACTACCCCCGCAGAAGCGTTATAATTATCATTTTTACTCTTTGTAATGGACTCGTTGTCAATCTGGCTTGTTGTACCACTTGAAAATATTGAATTGTTTCTGCTTGTATTTTTAGACTCGCGGTATCCACCACCTCCATTTAAAAACCAATTGAATTTTCCTTTTCTCCAACTTAAGTTGGTATTGAGAGAAGTTTGTGGAAGATATCCTAAAGTTCCAACAACACTACCGTTAAAACCTGTTTTCTTATTTTTCTTTAAAATAATATTTAAAATACCTGCAGTACCGCTGGCTTCAAATTTCGAAGAAGGGTTTGTAATAACCTCGATTCGATCGATCTGATCTGCAGGAATACTTTGCAAAGCATTGGCACCATCATCAATACCAAGTAATGCAGAAGGTTTTCCATTAATTAAAAACTTCACATTAGAACTTCCCCTCATAGAAACTGTACCGTCCGTTTCAACAGAAACAGAAGGAACATTGGATAATACATCCTGAAGATTTCCTCCCTTACTTACAATATCCTGAGAGGGGTCATATGTTCTTTTGTCAAGTTCCACTTTATATGGCTTCGCTTGTACCGTAATCGTTACACCTTGTATATCTCCCGTTTTAAGGTTGGTTGCACTTTTTTCAGGCTCAATGGATAAGGCGCCAATATTTCCTGCAGCTGCAATTTGTTTATTAACTACACTTTTTTTGTAATCAATTGCTTCAACGGTGATGTCGTAATTCCCGGGAGCAAGATCAAGTTTATACTGTCCTTTTTCATCAGTAAGAGCAGCATCACTAAGTAATTTATTTTCTTTATTGCTGAAGGTGACTGAGGCATAAGGAACAGGCTGATTGTTTTTACTAACAATTGTCCCTGATATAGCTGCTTTTTCCTGTCCGAAAGCAAATGCTGCCGCCGAAAGAACAAAAGTAAGCCCTAAGGTTTTTTTTGTAAAAAGGTTAATAATTTCCGTCTGATTCATAAGGTATTGTTTGTGTAAAATCGTGAAGGGATAACTCCTAATATTGTGAAATTATTAATGGGTTAAATTTCAAAATATTACGATTAATTTATTGTTTGTAATAGATATGTCGCTTTTTAAGGCTGGATGTTAATTATGAAATTGTTAAAATAAAGTTAAATTTGCTTTTTATTTTATATTTTTTGAATTAAGCCAGTTTTGATAAGCTTTTGCATTAATTGCATGCTCTTCAGCACTTGCCGTGAATTTGTGATAGCCAAACCTTGCCGGATCAGCGCACATATATATATAATTGTTGTTTTCTGCGTTAAGCACAGCATCTACAGAGTTCTTATCTACAATACATATCGGGCCGGGAGGAATACCGGGATTAGCGTATGTATTGTAAGGAGAGGGCGTAGACAGATGTTTATATAAAACCCTTTTGATTGGCTCTTTAAAATTTGTCTGCTTATTAATAGCATAGATCACCGTAGGATCAGATTGTAATTTCATTCCTTTTCTGTATCGGTTTAAATATAGTCCTGCGATAGTTTCCATTTCATCTTTTTTTCCACCGGATTCTTTATAGACAATAGAGGCAAGTGCATAAATCTGATCTCTTGTTAGCCCGGACTGCT
The sequence above is drawn from the Chryseobacterium daecheongense genome and encodes:
- a CDS encoding TonB-dependent receptor, with the translated sequence MNQTEIINLFTKKTLGLTFVLSAAAFAFGQEKAAISGTIVSKNNQPVPYASVTFSNKENKLLSDAALTDEKGQYKLDLAPGNYDITVEAIDYKKSVVNKQIAAAGNIGALSIEPEKSATNLKTGDIQGVTITVQAKPYKVELDKRTYDPSQDIVSKGGNLQDVLSNVPSVSVETDGTVSMRGSSNVKFLINGKPSALLGIDDGANALQSIPADQIDRIEVITNPSSKFEASGTAGILNIILKKNKKTGFNGSVVGTLGYLPQTSLNTNLSWRKGKFNWFLNGGGGYRESKNTSRNNSIFSSGTTSQIDNESITKSKNDNYNASAGVVYDINDKTSVNASGTVRTFDNNSNGNVTYYDYFTNNTTGFRQRSNTGNGNNLAFQGDFGLDHKFDDKGQNLSLSASLQRNRSNNDTNIYDTNNNVFQLEDFVAQKTLNRSFIGKADYELPIGENSKIEAGYRLDINKNDYNNMVMESTASHPLLSYLEDYSYNATYKEMFNAFYLQFKSKIGKLGYQLGLRDEISKVDIDYLNLAGGAQKTTKNYNNLFPSVFLSYEIAKDNQFLVNYSRRIDRPRSFFMIPNPSYNDNQNIFDGNIDLNPSYVDSYEVGYSISKKSFTINPTLYYRHSSDDVKMLVYKTVDDNDITTFHTKPINLGNDDRYGLDLNFNWDATKWLKFMGNVDLFGYKTTGSYYDPKTMDKPMSFDGSGFSTRARLTSTFKVDKTFNFQLQGFYRGAQKTQSQDRKDMYAISLGVSKTIWDGNGTIGFNIQDIFNTRAMRSTTYGTDFTRDSYMQWQPRQFALSLTYRFKQGEKVDQPKKKKDINANAAGDDQQAPM